The stretch of DNA TATATTTGAGCCATTCACTGCGGATGATATTCCGCGGTAGTTGCTTAAATTTGAACTGCGGTATCTCCCACTATTCCATTGCCGTAAAGTGTCACACTAAAACGTACTCCTGTCATGTGTCTCTGATCGTTATCTGCTTGATTAACCTTGAATCGCTTTTActgctttttttgtttttttggctaCCTAAAAGTAGCATAAAAGAATCGTTTGTTTCTCCGCCCCTCACCAAGTAGCCTACCActattagggtgctcatacactgtttgaccgaagccaaatatttgactctttttgacagataaaatttggtcaacgtgtactgatcaaatatattctacacaaaacacgacaagcaaatattcaattattggatgcctaaaatattttttcagtctattcttcgaacctgtcggtacatggttaggttaccttggatatttcagttgatttttttccatgttcggtgtttgatattgtttactactgtttaaaattgaagagtggcaaacaaaatagtgtttgtacaaatatcaaatcaaaccttatctgtcaaaaaatataaaatatttgacctccgggcaaacagtgtacggccacctttagtgGTAATTTTCCTTAGCCCAACGGCCTACCACTTTTGTGATAATCGATATCTATTCCGCCCTTTGGCCTTCCACCTTTGTGGTAATATTTATCTAACCAGTATAGCTGCTACTGCTACTAATATGACCACCTGCTTGAAAGTCCATCTTAGTCAAGATTTGTCGATGCATGTCGTTGGTTATCAGTGAAAGTTCTTTAAATATAgtgccaacccagcaaacattaaatcgcataacaagcgtatatataacctcatatgccctaaaatttggttggcatatgcgcctaactggcatatgcatgcaaaagtggaggccatatacatacatggcaaatgcttaccgaatttgtttggatgaatatgcaattttgaccggctataaaagcgacttttgccatactcatatacgatttattacagacatagaaaaaaaaacaaatggcgcaaaatattttcgtgaaatgtttattattgcctcacgaatcgccatttttatatatgagtatttatgtttgtagaaataataattgtttgattgacttgtgttgggcgtggaatatgaatgtttaaaatggcacagattaatgtttggtgaaaactgctccgatgtgggttcgaactccggtcgtttggattatcatccaccagctatctcgcgcggctatctgaaatttaattcaacagcggttgaaactttcgagtgcatcagaatttcattgacatttcaatataatgtaatatgttctttattaggatctaatattatttattttttaatgattttcttcagcatgcaacacgatttactacagtactgaatcgatttaaattatacgcttatacgacacacaaactgcatcagcgtaatatatgcatatgatgcggattaaatatattttacgacaatgtacatcataaaattaatgtttgttataccgaattgcgacttaatttgataatggtatataaaatcgagtttttgcattttatgcgatttcaaatatacacgacacatactttgattgatattatatgcgattatgatttattcggatttcttgtaagacttggcacgtgcaaaattatacgatttaatgtttgctgggaacctCAGTTTCATTTTGCTACTGAGTCGAACAATATTTTTCACAACAGAATGCATCTTTAGAATATGCGAGAAGCAAGCATAGTATAGAGCAGAATCAAAACAGAAGAGAAATATActaccgttctacgcatagttgtcccatgttccaaaatcagcaactgagaaaaacgcaatcaaagttttctagcacatttgtctaccagaagctttaagcatctcaatttagcaatacactgagtttttttataagcagtaaactattgtttatTGAAATCTGAATAGATCCCCTCACTTGAAacaatcaatcttggttacgggcttaaaaattcatggtgagccagttatgcctagaatatcaccatgggacaattgaacttgatgttgtttttttgaaatattgggaacaaacaataagtttttttgtgttttttttttcgaaggatTGTGcacaaaaacatcgttttatgaagaagggagtgatctgcaacacctttgcagaatataaatctcattgttattaagcATTCGCCAATTATTTGTTTGCGATTtatttcgttcttccaaaccagaaatgagtgcattagtgCAAGTgcaagtaacatgggacaactaagcgtagaacggcagtatagaaatatgaaataggCAATACGTTGTTGGTTTTCTTACCGTGGAGGAtgtacgaattgttgattttatgcgttttCGAGTAAATAACTGTAGTGGGAGTTTGAGAATAATGCCGCAATGCATACTGAGTGCGTTACGTGTATTCGCGTTGactgcattgagcttcgtattacggaatgggggagtaggcatgacaacatGGGTttacagaagaaatgaacacactttaaaaataaaaattatgaatgaaaattattcttcccaaatcaaattagtactctatgtaaattaaattacttttgcttgcaagtagtaaaaaaataccatacaaaaattgtgtccaaagataattttatattatgatggtaagttttggtgagaaaatctgaaaattcatagaaaatagtttaaattagggtcataacaaCGCACTTCTAGtagataaataacgccaagaaaaaaatttcatacaaattttagcaatttaaaactgccttacgaccgactaatctgatagagaatagttggcctaattcaaactaatgtcgtatccagatgtcgacaccattccgccatCAACGCGAATTGTTCAGAGCCCGAGTATTTTTGTCGCGATAACAAGAAtaaatcatgaatcaaccatctacAGCTGCGTCTACAAAACAGAGCAAATTCattggtccttttcagggccattaaaactTCCGACTaaagtaaagtgaccagatggtcagaggtctaacgcgggacacaaaaaaacaaaacgttatgtgaacaaaaaccatagtttagcgagtctaaactgatcagtattatttctttctgagtatcggtattcagttatgatttttcggtggtttagatttttttacgcccgtaaatcactcgctcaatcagagcatttacgcctggcaagtacgattcaaattctacaatttacgtcgattaacggggagatatatagtacgaagtgcttgccggagttgggaaggtgatgtggtctttatgccgaacctgcgATCAGCCCATTatagacgaccaccaaagcctcgaaaaagtaaaataacacgccgatatacatattttcatcggccatggttcaggttcctaccaacttccgtaagaccgtccagcgcttcatttagaatacttcatcaaacaactctgcctcttcctgtcgagtatacactagttcttccggattatttaaaatattaaaccCTGATCGAGCTacgggaccaaagatgaacttttcgtctgactctcGTTGGTCCCTGCAGATGCATAGGGGACtttcataaaaatcattttccaattttgttgctgtcgcttccagttgacactctctaaacaaaaagcacaatgtcggtgcgatgaaaccagctcaacgtattaatctttggatgctttagaagcgctctttaacagtctgccaaataaaagttttttttgaggttcatccatttaagaaaatcaacatgatcatattgtgatattgaaatatattggtatcgcgggacattttcgtttattttgcCAAATAGCGCGTAACGCGAGACTTCTGGTCAGTTTAGACCAAAGAGTTATTTTAGAAATTTGCATGCGTTCTAAAAAtctatttcaaatttatttttgactAAAGCAAGCTTCTGTGAAGTGTGTGCAGTGTGTTCGGATTTATTAGTATAATTATGTTGTATTGGTTTTATGCTTTCTcggttcattcgcttctaggcttgaaaaagaccaatttgaaaaatcaaactaaGCGTACTGCCACCCGGTCACTAcctggatgactgataaatagTGAATAacttatttgtgatttttgtcAATCggtcattcaattttcgtgataTCAATTATTGTTTCCGGGTTGAAAAAGGCGTAAGGTATTGTTCAGcgttgagagttgtgttcttcggAGGAAAACTGAAGCTGAAAATTTGTTCTGTTGCTATTGTTTTCGCTCTCGGCGCCACCACTCAATACATTAGATTCGGATTTTCTGCTGCCGTTCTGCGttagagatgtaattttgctaagagatactgataAACTTCTTATACATTGAAAAAgatcaatatttcaatttcagtGCTCAAGAAAGCAGGTAATCAATAGTACATGTTAATGATCAGTATTAATTGGGCAATCTACTAAAATTGTTTCGCGTAACGTTCACGCTAatcactcagtgaaagcattcatttatcgggccttgtcattgctatcaaatatttgtatcaacgagttatattattaaatttctttAATGTTTGTTCTCGCCGACAATATTTTCGCAGTTCTATGTTAACAATGCGCTCGTGTCTAGGAAACTACCCTTCTTTATTATATTCTTCTTAACGCAACCCGCTATACCATGACTAACTCTTGTTTGTGGCccctttggaaaaaaatgttgagTACCGTTGGACTAATTGAATACAGTACATACATCATGGagatattccgaaaaaataggtaagaaagaaaaatttcaaaacatagttgaatgatttcactgtagagaaatatactaatgttacaacagatgatgtactaaagactagaaaataaaataagtgaaaaaatctttttaagttaaacggtttcattgtgattgaaCGTAATaatcatacagataatgtactaaaagctagaaaataattaggcaagtagcagttagtagttatcacattccTTCCTCCATTATTCTAGGGCATTGAtgggactaaaataaaatcgtggggcatgtcggatttccattatccgcaGGTAgctgtttcatcatatgcctcatgactttattttagtctcatcaatgcccggAATAATGAAGGAAGGAGTGTGATAATTACTGTTTCCTACTGCTGCATGTCTCGTATGCTCCCGCTGATTCTATAGAGTTTTCGCAGATCATCATATTTCGGGCAACATCACAGGAAGTGTTCGACGGAGTTGTGATTTTGAAAGGGGTCGTATAATGGATGGAAAGGTGCTCTgttgaatccgtgtgagaccgaaCAATGACCGGTCCTCGGTCaggacaggattcgttgttctgGTATCATTTTTACGTCCTCGAACCCTGTAATCatgacttttctgaggaactgtCTCTCTCTTTGCGAATCACCTTTCAGGCCAAAAGGTGCGAGAAGAGTTGATGATCCACAACTTCATGTCGTCAGTACCCCCGAGTGAAAAACTGTCCGGTAAATCTGCAGCAGCTTCGTTCCCTGCGATGCCGCTGTGTCCAGGACCCTACAGGACCCACAGTATCGAGCAATAGGCAATTTACAGTACTGTTTTTCTCCAACAAAAATGCCTtcgaacaataaaacaaaataaatacataTCTGGGTTGTTTTCTGTTGCTTTATTGATAATTTTAGACTTACACTTCCAAACTGTTTGCAGTTATAGGGGTGGTAttgtaattaataattttgtATAGCAAATCTTCTATTTCTCggatgttttgaatttttttactcTCATTTTATTCGTTTTAGCTAACATTTTGTGGTTATTGCGGCTCCATCCTGTTCACTTTCTCATTACTTTAATGTGTAgtataattgttcaggaatattatacatttttttttgctgtcaaTCGAACATAtttgtatgtgttgtttttatgaTAACTTGATTTCCATGAAAATACTCAAAATTGTTTTACGTTACATGTTAGCTTCGAGCCATCGtcaatttctaattcatattttcttcaatgttttttttttcatgtaatatAGCTACACTTCATCTAAGTAATTCACTCAAAGCTAGTTTAGAAGAGTTAACGAACGGTTCACAAAGAATCATTATTCCATATTATTGTATACATTAGTTTACTCTACTCATTTTTGTTGATGTTCTAGTTGATGCAAAATatgacgaaaaaaataaatactatTAGAAAGCTTTAGAACAGCTAGATAACTGGTACTACATTTATTTCCACTTTTGCTACATTTTTATATAGAGAATATGGATACGGCTTATGACCGATACTCGGTTTATGCATACGCTGTGTGAATATTCAAAACGATTCCAGACGTCGCATGTTCGATCTGCACACCGTATTTTGCTGTGGCTCATTATGATTCTTGAGGAACCGTTGCATCTAAGAAATTGAAACACGACAATCGGTTTTACTTTTCCGCATTAGGATGTTATGTTCTGAAAGATTATACAAACTAACGGATGCTTGGTTTTTTGCTTAACTAAACCGTTCCAATTAATGTTAGGTTGttaaaattcgttcttctaGTTTTTAGAGTTTCTGGATTGCGTGCCTTTGAATAATCTACTTGAGAACATTTACAGCCAAACAgatcaattctcaataatttagGGTTTCTGTATATTGTAGATAATAAGAATAAATTGATAACACGTCCCAAAATCAGAAGAAATACAAAAACATATCCACATTCTATTCCTGTAGACCATAAATAGGGATAAAAGTGAACATAATAACATTATATGTTTTATTGTATTGAAAAACTCAAACATTTGATTATGTAGAATAAACAATaaatgaaagaatgaatgaTCAGTTGAAAAGAACAATGAAAATTACCACGAGAATTGAATCCAAATACACGGGATCATCACCACTTCTGTTATTCACTATTGCTACTTTTCGCAGAATAGTAAATTCTATTGCACTGATGGAGAGATAGAAGCAATGCGTTTACACGTTTTAATATCTAACAAGAGCTTCTAACAGTGGCAGAATACCGTGGTCATCAATATCTAAcacttttcatttgtttataaaATAAATAGCAATAGAGCGAACACAAGAATAATAGTGATAGTGCGAATAACGGTGATAAATTAAGGGACCAGGAAAGTGTGTAGCTTTTAAGGAAAAGAAATACCTGACACAACGGGATCGTATTCTCTAACCTTTCCTCCGACAACTTTTGGAAGTTGAAGTTGCCGTATGAACAGAGTATACTGAACTCCGGATCCTGTTGTTTGTTTCAGAAAACgtctatttttgttttagataATGCGAGGAAGCAGAGCTGCATAATTGTAGTCCAAAACGACAGCTGGAGAAGGTGTATGAAGCAAATGGGTCGCAGCAGCGGTAGTGGCAGTAGCCCCAGTAGCAGCTTGTGGTACCTGGGGTATCATGCTGCTCGTCGTAGCCGGATGGGAAGCGCCACTAGGCTTCGGTACCTTATGCTGAAACACACAGTGAGGCTTGCGGCATCCTCCAGGTTGATCCTCCCAAAAGCACGGTGTTGCCGAACGAGGCTTTTCGATCTTCATGTGGCGCATCGTGCAAGTGCGATTGTAGCATTTACCTTCTGCCCACAGCTTGCAAGTTTCCTCGTGGCCGAGGGCCGCGGGTTCATGGCGATATTCGCAGTTTGATCCTTTTTTACATGTTGAGTAATAGAAGAAATAGCAATCATGCAAATTTCTTGGCAAGTCCATAAATGGTTGCTTTTGCACAGGTGTCTTCCGTGGAAGTCTTCGCCTTCTCGGTCGCAGAGCAATTTTTGCTGCGTGACTTTTATGCCTCACTTGTGGGATGTATCGTTCTGCAACGATTGCCTGTGATATTGCAAACGTTGAACGCTTCGAAGGATCGGTTTTGTGTTATCGCAAATTTGCTTTAATATCGATATTTTCGATAAATTGGATAATGATACAATAACACAAATTACTTTGCAATCCAATATGTAAAATGGATCCCTGTCAGAGAGCGTGTAGCTTTCTCCTTTATGTACTTCACTGTCACTGTCACCACGCATACGTTTATGCCAATGTATCGAAGAGTATAGGTAGATACGAAAACGTAATAAGTTGGaggtgaaaaatgcaaaaagcACACTTATACGTTTGTGACGTCACGATACATTACACGCTCCATTGTGTTGAAAAAAGGATACTCATAAAAATTGTCGTTTTGATATAAAATGTTTGGTGGATTCTAACTAATTTTCAAAATCTTCAGAATTCagtgttattattttttcaataaaccaatttatattatataagaaaatgatgaaaaaatactcTCAAGTAGATTATATGCTTTCAAAACGGTCTATCAACTATGTATTGGTTTttagtgttttgacgtaggattacgtctttcatttcggTTCCGGGGTGtatgttcaaagtttcgaaaatgagagagtaatgcttggagtgcaaggctttgaacgttaatacagtaatttacatttgaaacgAGGCACCACTCAatatcgcattggaggcgattttgacctgcAATTCGACATTGGCGATGAGAGTGGTTAGTGTTGACGTCTTTTAACtgaggccataatttgggctccGAGCTTGATGTTTACAACAAATATAAgaagttgtgtccaagacacgactgcattgttgacgtagaactacactgtagtTCAATCCAagttgcttgtttataactgcgaatattattgGTCGGTttgatttggtttggtttggttggtGTCCAAACCCAGTACCGATCGGCTAGTCGTCGATTTTCTCCCGTAAcaaacttattataacttattgaatatattggtacagtagaaccccaattatccgcggaatagtctggctagctcatcgcgaataacgaaaatcgcggataactcaataaaggactaaaaatatgttccaaacactaaaaaaaaagatatttcagcatgaaaactatgttttgtcTATACTGAAATCAATAATCTATCCATCTACAAAGTCGTGTACACGAGTAGTCAGATAACGTGAAAGCcatgatcaaaacaaaagtACACGAAACTATCATTaactgacaaattccgggaatgtctattgatttactatggaatgCGCATAATCCGCACCGtgaatcatccgctcgcggataatcggggttccactgtattcccaaaaaattttgttgtgcacaaccttaacacctgagattgtgttactttctgtgtattagagatagtaaatagcgttacgtaggggggaggTGGTCCAAAAtctggatttttagcgttacgtaattcgtACACGACgcctaataccctagcgcaaatatttccctctcgCTATCTCCTCTCCATGTCGCCACGTTtggatcgacatgttcacccgcaatagcgcaatacgttaaaacgtacgcacgtacacacacaaatatctatatatcgatggcttgaagcaattaaatatacacacacttatctccgttttgcgctcttctcaacagaagtcctttttgttaaaatttccggtctagattagcttagctgtcatcctttgtgtaGAGAGTTTggccttgttctcactgcagcgggacGTCAGCGTGGCTTGGGCGGGGTGTTCACACCAGGCTGACGTCTCGTGAGCGTAGTTTTGACGTGTGGATGGCGTGCAAACGAAAATACTCTGCTTTTCTCTAGCATATCtttgtttgtagtagtgacataatttaattttttttgattttttattgtttacgtTTTTTACCCTCCTAGTTTTTAGCCGGTTAT from Toxorhynchites rutilus septentrionalis strain SRP chromosome 3, ASM2978413v1, whole genome shotgun sequence encodes:
- the LOC129775754 gene encoding zinc finger CCCH domain-containing protein 11A-like translates to MDLPRNLHDCYFFYYSTCKKGSNCEYRHEPAALGHEETCKLWAEGKCYNRTCTMRHMKIEKPRSATPCFWEDQPGGCRKPHCVFQHKVPKPSGASHPATTSSMIPQVPQAATGATATTAAATHLLHTPSPAVVLDYNYAALLPRII